The region TGGGGATCACCTGCTCGTAATTCGGGAACTGGCCGGCGATCAGCCGTGATACAAACCGTATTTCGGGCAGCGAAAAGATGAGCTGGTTCTCGTGCGACGCCACGGTAACGTCGCCTTCCACCGTTCCGAGTACCCGGACCAACTCCGCCATCGTCTTGCTCGGGACGATCGCACCGATCTTGGCGCGGCTCCCCGCCATCTTTGCTCGGCGGACGGCAAGCCGTCCCCCGTCGGTGGCAACCAGATGTCCCTGCGCACCGTCTACAACGAGATATACTCCGGTCAAAAACGGCCGTGTTTCATCCGTTGAAACGGCGAAACTCGTTTGCCGAATCATTGTTCGAAGCAGTCCGGCATCCAACTTGACAACGACATCACCTTCTCCGGACGGCATGAGAGGGAAATCTGCGGCAGGAAGTCCCAGGATCTCGAACCGTACGTTTTCGGACGTTATTATAGCTTTTGATTCCCCCTCGGCTACGACCACCTCAACGGGACCTTCAGGAAGATTGGTTACAATATCCATCAAAATACGGGCTGGAAGAGTAACGGCACCACCTTCCGTGGTGGTTCCGTTTACATACGCCTCGATTCCGAGTTCTAGATCTGTCGCAGCCAATTTTGCGCCGTTTTTCGTTGTTTCAAGAAGCACGTTACCAAGAATTGGCATGCTGGCTCGAGGAGAAATAGCCCGACCAACCGTTTGAACAGCTCTGAGCAGGTGATCCTGGGAGCAGCGGAGGTGCATTCAGCCCTCCTTAAAGAGAACTTTTCATATATAAAATTCGTCGTAATAGTAATAGAACCTGTGGATTATGTGAATATCGGCAGGAATCCCCGCCTCAACGAGATTTCGGCCTGTGGATAAGCAGATTGCCAGGATTTGAGGGAAATGCACCTTATCCGGACGATTCCGCTCTCGACGCTGGGGATCCGTGGACAGTTCCAGTTTGATACACACGCTATCCGCGGCCGGCCCCCCGTTCAATCCGGAAGCTCTCCACAAGACTCTGGATCCCGGCGTTGAGATGGCTGTCTTCGAGCAGCGCATGCTTTACCCGGTCGCATGCGTGCATGACCGTCGTGTGGTCGCGGCCGCCGAACTCTTCTCCGATTCGGGGAAGCGAAGCATCGGTAAGTTCACGGCTCAGGTACATGGCGACTTGGCGAGGGAATGCGACGCCCTTCGTGCGACGTTTCGCTTTCATTTCTTCGATCCGGATCCCGAAGAACTCCGCGACGGCCCGCTGGATCGCCGGAATCGTCACCGGGCGGATCCGCGCCTGCGGGAGAAGCTCCTTGAGCACGTCGGCCGCAAGGTCCACCGAAATGGGGGTGCGCGTCATCTCCGCATGAGCCCGGAGCCTGCTGAGCGCCCCCTCGAGTTCCCGGATGTTGGAGGAAATGTGCTGGGCGATGTACTGCGCGACCTCGTCCGGCACGGCGATG is a window of bacterium DNA encoding:
- the dnaN gene encoding DNA polymerase III subunit beta, which gives rise to MHLRCSQDHLLRAVQTVGRAISPRASMPILGNVLLETTKNGAKLAATDLELGIEAYVNGTTTEGGAVTLPARILMDIVTNLPEGPVEVVVAEGESKAIITSENVRFEILGLPAADFPLMPSGEGDVVVKLDAGLLRTMIRQTSFAVSTDETRPFLTGVYLVVDGAQGHLVATDGGRLAVRRAKMAGSRAKIGAIVPSKTMAELVRVLGTVEGDVTVASHENQLIFSLPEIRFVSRLIAGQFPNYEQVIPKEFKQRITVGTERLLRGVRRASITARDSANVVRLNAAEGTLTISSNTPDVGKAQEDIEVRVEGDAIPVAFNAKFLMDALANIDAADVHFDLTGPLSPGALHPTDTSEYVYVLAPVRVYS